The proteins below come from a single Hypomesus transpacificus isolate Combined female unplaced genomic scaffold, fHypTra1 scaffold_91, whole genome shotgun sequence genomic window:
- the nktr gene encoding NK-tumor recognition protein isoform X1 yields MGVKDCPQCYFDVELNREPVGRIVCQLFSDVCPKTSKNFLSLCTGEKGTGKTTGKKLCFKGSTFHRVVKNFMIQGGDFTEGNGRGGESIYGGYFEDENFILKHDRAFLLSMANRGKDTNGSQFFITTKSAPHLDGVHVVFGLVISGFEVIKKIEGLKTDSASRPYADVRVIDCGQLITKSANDVLETKRKRTSYSADSSLSFQDTSKSSSPMESDSGSDQKQRHRKSSTKSKRSKRRGMSKRGTPNDGAPPTIRRPVDGHMVGAEEKEGEYGEKEQGVRREKPVVRPEEIPPVPENRFLLRRDMPTQEQKPYIMVQEASTLPNDVKPTITKSGRKIKGRGTMRYHTPPGSKSHSASEEERGHSETPPHWKEEMQRTKNYQPPSVEKWSKGKKFNDRSSSRWDESDSAWSLSTRCSLDDSSERSSQNHRRKKVKKKAKRKKAKKHKHAKRRKSFKRKPVVSEAEKSLSSGRHSKVSSHPESVSQSPSHFQYTQRWSPRKKRGKRYRSSLCRESQSNSRLSSLSRSRSRGKISSYSKSSSRSRSTSRSRAISRSLSRSRSRSKYSSSISPKSPRMAKLANIGKPKPENLVQESVKCGEIKTTFVTSTPTPEITPVIPMSDSPPPSRWKPDQKPWKPSYVRIQEIKGPKMDTTSLGIFEQAANSSKEVKPLITQKQYPENSHSERSQKNKRHRCKRWSRSGSSRSSTYSRSYRQSKSRRRSRSRLRSPGHYDILSSSHSRSDSNDSRKRSSYKRKSLDKGWKWYYSALKRIYNLDKYITIPNTSNPISESVDESRRECSPDLRRTTSTGCSPLKPSMDGHSQEEEAKHMSLPLEKHNSLSEMDGDGEKLGKNINHRPRGKADKIIDKKLTAHVGWDSESESVKMQNKMVAAEHKHVPQKEEGEASSESEKDNIVPLHIKLIKKPEREAETEKYKIRKKAKRKHKHKRRSVTKLSSHRLKEKKSKRKFQNLRETFHWQPPLEFGEEEEEDDSQKEKCPNQKLVFVKGDLARDVKRKPGKSPGLEYVCQGNNVSKQPKPSCTEYQQEMTKELKAKQSVQANSKQCACKDISDNKMGICSSHLPKMLDNTESLDDMELCSPERSTPEPPVLSNKLHENTFTTSSHKRTHDCDTLPRPLLNQQQSLTSGSTDMVASGKHGEIVQGKTTRAVFDLKWKPLKGMAAVPAENPTPVAVKNTRTQENMASQGFRIEIKSKSRVRPGSLFDEVRKTARLNQRPRNQDSSSEERSLSETRNRGGSWSRSPRKSGSVSSQRSFSRGRSKFYSRSRSRSWSSSSSSRSHTSSRRRHSRVRSQSRNSTYGSYRSCSRTYSRSHSRSRSYGRHRRSRSDSNYSYSSRSRSRSTGRRYGGHRRSTSYRSSNRHSRSSCSSSHSSSRDGRHSHSSRYS; encoded by the exons GTGAAAAGGGAACTGGAAAAACCACTGGGAAAAAGCTGTGCTTCAAAGGCTCCACATTTCACAGAGTTGTGAAGAACTTCATGATTCAAGGAGGAGACTTCACTGAAG GAAacggaagagggggagagtctATATACGGTGGCTACTTTGAGG ATGAGAACTTCATTCTTAAACATGACAGAGCCTTCCTACTGTCGATGGCCAACCGGGGGAAAGATACTAATGGTTCCCAATTCTTCAT CACAACTAAATCAGCACCGCATCTAGATGG AGTCCATGTGGTATTTGGATTAGTCATCTCAGGTTTTGAGGTGATAAAGAAAATAGAGGGGCTAAAAACAGATTCTGCCAGCAGGCCCTATGCTGATGTCAGAGTGATTGACTGTGGACAGCTGATCACAAAGTCTGCTAATGATG TTCTTGAGACCAAGAGAAAAAGAACATCCTACTCTGCAGACTCCTCCCTTAGTTTTCAGGACACTTCTAAATCCTCCTCTCCCATGGAGTCTGATAGTGGATCAGACCAAAAACAAAGACACCGCAAGAGCAGCACCAAGAGCAAGCGGTCAAAGAGAAGGGGCATGTCGAAACGGGGGACCCCTAATGATGGAGCACCACCTACCATAAGAAG GCCTGTGGATGGACACATGGTGGGGGCAGAAGAAAAGGAAGGAGAGtatggagagaaggagcaggGTGTGAGGAGAGAAAAACCTGTAGTTCGACCAGAAGAGATCCCACCAGTGCCAGAGAACCGTTTTTTACTTAGAAGGGACATGCCCACACAGGAACAGAAGCCATACAT TATGGTTCAAGAAGCATCTACCCTTCCAAATGACGTAAAACCGACAATCACAAAATCTGGACGTAAGATCAAAGGCAGAGGGACAATG AGGTATCATACGCCACCAGGGTCGAAGTCCCACTCTGCgtctgaggaagagaggggacacAGTGAAACTCCACCACACTGGAAAGAGGAGATGCAGAGAACTAAGAATTATCAGCCTCCCAGTGTTGAGAAATGGAGCAAAGGAAAAAA ATTTAATGACCGTTCTTCGAGCAGATGGGATGAAAGTGACTCTGCATGGTCTCTGTCAACCAGATGCTCATTGGACGACAGCTCTGAGAGGTCCAGCCAGAACCACAGACGcaagaaagtaaaaaaaaaggctAAACGCAAGAAGGCTAAAAAGCACAAACATGCCAAGAGACGCAAAAGCTTCAAACGCAAACCTGTTGTCTCTGAGGCTGAGAAGTCCCTGTCCTCGGGTAGACACTCAAAGGTTTCCAGTCACCCTGAAAGTGTATCCCAATCGCCATCCCACTTTCAATACACACAAAGATGGTCCCCTAGGAAGAAGAGAGGCAAGAGATATCGGTCTTCCTTGTGTAGGGAATCGCAGTCCAATTCTCGGTTGTCCTCTCTCAGTCGTTCCAGATCTCGTGGGAAGATTAGCTCCTATTCAAAGTCTAGTTCCAGAAGTAGATCGACGTCTCGGTCTCGAGCCATATCCCGGTCACTCTCTAGATCAAGATCTAGGTCCAAGTACAGTTCATCAATATCTCCAAAATCCCCCAGAATGGCCAAGCTTGCCAACATTGGCAAACCAAAGCCAGAGAACCTGGTCCAGGAATCAGTCAAGTGTGGAGAGATCAAGACTACATTTGTCACTTCCACCCCAACCCCTGAAATTACCCCTGTCATCCCCATGAGTGACAGTCCCCCACCTTCACGCTGGAAACCTGACCAGAAGCCCTGGAAGCCTTCCTATGTGCGCATCCAGGAGATCAAGGGCCCAAAGATGGACACAACTTCTCTAGGCATTTTTGAGCAGGCCGCCAATAGTTCGAAAGAGGTCAAACCCTTGATTACTCAAAAACAATACCCAGAAAATTCCCACAGTGAAAGGAGCCAAAAAAACAAGAGGCACAGATGCAAGAGATGGTCACGCAGTGGGTCGTCCAGAAGCAGTACATACAGTCGATCGTATCGTCAATCCAAAAGTAGGCGGAGATCCAGGTCTAGGTTGCGATCTCCTGGTCATTATGACATCCTGTCATCCTCTCACAGTAGGTCTGACTCCAATGACTCTCGAAAGAGAAGCAGTTATAAAAGAAAGTCTCTAGACAAAGGATGGAAGTGGTATTACAGTGCTCTGAAAAGAATCTATAATTTAGATAAGTATATTACCATCCCCAATACTTCAAATCCTATTTCAGAGTCTGTTGATGAATCAAGGAGGGAATGCAGTCCTGATCTCAGACGCACCACCTCAACGGGATGCAGTCCTTTGAAACCGTCAATGGATGGCCATTCCCAGGAAGAGGAGGCAAAACATATGTCATTGCCATTGGAGAAGCACAATAGTTTATCTGAAATGGATGGTGACGGGGAAAAACTTGGCAAAAACATCAATCACAGACCACGAGGGAAAGCTGACAAAATTATTGATAAGAAGTTGACAGCTCATGTAGGGTGGGATTCTGAGAGTGAATCTGTGAAAATGCAGAACAAGATGGTAGCCGCTGAGCATAAGCATGTCCCACAGAAAGAGGAGGGTGAGGCCAGTTCAGAGTCAGAGAAAGACAACATTGTGCCTTTACACATCAAATTGATAAAAAAGCCTGAGAGGGAAGCAGAAACGGAGAAGTACAAGATCCGTAAGAAGGCTAAACGGAAGCATAAACACAAGAGGAGAAGCGTCACAAAACTAAGCTCTCACAGATTGAAGGAAAAGAAATCCAAGAGGAAATTTCAGAATCTGAGAGAAACATTCCACTGGCAGCCACCACTGGAGtttggggaggaagaggaggaagacgatTCTCAGAAAGAGAAATGTCCAAACCAGAAACTTGTCTTTGTTAAGGGTGACTTAGCAAGAGATGTAAAAAGAAAACCAGGCAAGTCTCCTGGCCTTGAATATGTCTGCCAGGGCAATAATGTTTCAAAACAGCCAAAGCCTTCTTGTACGGAATACCAGCAAGAGATGACCAAAGAACTGAAAGCAAAACAAAGTGTTCAAGCTAACTCAAAACAATGTGCATGCAAAGATATCTCTGATAACAAAATGGGAATTTGCAGTTCACATTTGCCAAAGATGCTTGATAACACTGAGTCCTTAGATGATATGGAGCTCTGCAGCCCAGAACGCAGCACCCCTGAGCCTCCTGTTCTTTCAAACAAACTACATGAAAATACTTTCACAACCTCCTCGCACAAACGAACACATGATTGTGATACTCTGCCTCGACCTCTTCTCAATCAACAACAGTCTTTAACCTCGGGGTCCACAGATATGGTAGCTAGCGGAAAACATGGAGAAATTGTCCAAGGAAAAACTACCAGAGCTGTATTTGACCTCAAATGGAAGCCTCTAAAAGGAATGGCAGCTGTCCCAGCAGAAAACCCAACCCCAGTGGCTGTaaagaacacaagaacacagGAAAACATGGCATCCCAAGGGTTCAGGATAGAAATTAAAAGTAAAAGCCGGGTCCGGCCGGGATCCTTATTTGACGAGGTCCGAAAGACTGCCAGACTAAACCAGAGGCCCAGGAACCAAGACAGCTCCAGTGAGGAGAGATCCCTATCTGAGACTAGAAACAGGGGAGGGTCATGGAGCCGGTCCCCCAGAAAGTCCGGCTCAGTCTCCAGCCAAAGGTCCTTTTCCAGAGGCCGGTCAAAGTTCTACAGCAGATCCAGGAGCCGGTCATGGAGCTCCAGCTCTTCTTCAAG GAGTCACACCAGTAGTCGAAGGAGACACAGTCGAGTGCGGTCTCAGTCTCGCAACAGTACATATGGCAGTTACAGGAGCTGCAG TCGGACATACAGTAGAAGCCATTCTAGGAGTCGCTCGTACGGGCGGCATAGGAGGTCCAG GTCAGACTCCAACTACAGCTACTCCAGTCGCAGCCGGAGCCGGAGCACAGGCAGGAGATATGGAGGTCATAGACGGAGTACCAGCTACAGAAGCTCAAACCGCCACTCCAG GTCTTCTTGCTCCTCCAGTCACAGCTCATCCAGAGATGGACGTCATAGTCACAGTAGTAGGTACAGCTGA
- the nktr gene encoding NK-tumor recognition protein isoform X4, which yields MGVKDCPQCYFDVELNREPGNGRGGESIYGGYFEDENFILKHDRAFLLSMANRGKDTNGSQFFITTKSAPHLDGVHVVFGLVISGFEVIKKIEGLKTDSASRPYADVRVIDCGQLITKSANDVLETKRKRTSYSADSSLSFQDTSKSSSPMESDSGSDQKQRHRKSSTKSKRSKRRGMSKRGTPNDGAPPTIRRPVDGHMVGAEEKEGEYGEKEQGVRREKPVVRPEEIPPVPENRFLLRRDMPTQEQKPYIMVQEASTLPNDVKPTITKSGRKIKGRGTMRYHTPPGSKSHSASEEERGHSETPPHWKEEMQRTKNYQPPSVEKWSKGKKFNDRSSSRWDESDSAWSLSTRCSLDDSSERSSQNHRRKKVKKKAKRKKAKKHKHAKRRKSFKRKPVVSEAEKSLSSGRHSKVSSHPESVSQSPSHFQYTQRWSPRKKRGKRYRSSLCRESQSNSRLSSLSRSRSRGKISSYSKSSSRSRSTSRSRAISRSLSRSRSRSKYSSSISPKSPRMAKLANIGKPKPENLVQESVKCGEIKTTFVTSTPTPEITPVIPMSDSPPPSRWKPDQKPWKPSYVRIQEIKGPKMDTTSLGIFEQAANSSKEVKPLITQKQYPENSHSERSQKNKRHRCKRWSRSGSSRSSTYSRSYRQSKSRRRSRSRLRSPGHYDILSSSHSRSDSNDSRKRSSYKRKSLDKGWKWYYSALKRIYNLDKYITIPNTSNPISESVDESRRECSPDLRRTTSTGCSPLKPSMDGHSQEEEAKHMSLPLEKHNSLSEMDGDGEKLGKNINHRPRGKADKIIDKKLTAHVGWDSESESVKMQNKMVAAEHKHVPQKEEGEASSESEKDNIVPLHIKLIKKPEREAETEKYKIRKKAKRKHKHKRRSVTKLSSHRLKEKKSKRKFQNLRETFHWQPPLEFGEEEEEDDSQKEKCPNQKLVFVKGDLARDVKRKPGKSPGLEYVCQGNNVSKQPKPSCTEYQQEMTKELKAKQSVQANSKQCACKDISDNKMGICSSHLPKMLDNTESLDDMELCSPERSTPEPPVLSNKLHENTFTTSSHKRTHDCDTLPRPLLNQQQSLTSGSTDMVASGKHGEIVQGKTTRAVFDLKWKPLKGMAAVPAENPTPVAVKNTRTQENMASQGFRIEIKSKSRVRPGSLFDEVRKTARLNQRPRNQDSSSEERSLSETRNRGGSWSRSPRKSGSVSSQRSFSRGRSKFYSRSRSRSWSSSSSSRSHTSSRRRHSRVRSQSRNSTYGSYRSCSRTYSRSHSRSRSYGRHRRSRSDSNYSYSSRSRSRSTGRRYGGHRRSTSYRSSNRHSRSSCSSSHSSSRDGRHSHSSRYS from the exons GAAacggaagagggggagagtctATATACGGTGGCTACTTTGAGG ATGAGAACTTCATTCTTAAACATGACAGAGCCTTCCTACTGTCGATGGCCAACCGGGGGAAAGATACTAATGGTTCCCAATTCTTCAT CACAACTAAATCAGCACCGCATCTAGATGG AGTCCATGTGGTATTTGGATTAGTCATCTCAGGTTTTGAGGTGATAAAGAAAATAGAGGGGCTAAAAACAGATTCTGCCAGCAGGCCCTATGCTGATGTCAGAGTGATTGACTGTGGACAGCTGATCACAAAGTCTGCTAATGATG TTCTTGAGACCAAGAGAAAAAGAACATCCTACTCTGCAGACTCCTCCCTTAGTTTTCAGGACACTTCTAAATCCTCCTCTCCCATGGAGTCTGATAGTGGATCAGACCAAAAACAAAGACACCGCAAGAGCAGCACCAAGAGCAAGCGGTCAAAGAGAAGGGGCATGTCGAAACGGGGGACCCCTAATGATGGAGCACCACCTACCATAAGAAG GCCTGTGGATGGACACATGGTGGGGGCAGAAGAAAAGGAAGGAGAGtatggagagaaggagcaggGTGTGAGGAGAGAAAAACCTGTAGTTCGACCAGAAGAGATCCCACCAGTGCCAGAGAACCGTTTTTTACTTAGAAGGGACATGCCCACACAGGAACAGAAGCCATACAT TATGGTTCAAGAAGCATCTACCCTTCCAAATGACGTAAAACCGACAATCACAAAATCTGGACGTAAGATCAAAGGCAGAGGGACAATG AGGTATCATACGCCACCAGGGTCGAAGTCCCACTCTGCgtctgaggaagagaggggacacAGTGAAACTCCACCACACTGGAAAGAGGAGATGCAGAGAACTAAGAATTATCAGCCTCCCAGTGTTGAGAAATGGAGCAAAGGAAAAAA ATTTAATGACCGTTCTTCGAGCAGATGGGATGAAAGTGACTCTGCATGGTCTCTGTCAACCAGATGCTCATTGGACGACAGCTCTGAGAGGTCCAGCCAGAACCACAGACGcaagaaagtaaaaaaaaaggctAAACGCAAGAAGGCTAAAAAGCACAAACATGCCAAGAGACGCAAAAGCTTCAAACGCAAACCTGTTGTCTCTGAGGCTGAGAAGTCCCTGTCCTCGGGTAGACACTCAAAGGTTTCCAGTCACCCTGAAAGTGTATCCCAATCGCCATCCCACTTTCAATACACACAAAGATGGTCCCCTAGGAAGAAGAGAGGCAAGAGATATCGGTCTTCCTTGTGTAGGGAATCGCAGTCCAATTCTCGGTTGTCCTCTCTCAGTCGTTCCAGATCTCGTGGGAAGATTAGCTCCTATTCAAAGTCTAGTTCCAGAAGTAGATCGACGTCTCGGTCTCGAGCCATATCCCGGTCACTCTCTAGATCAAGATCTAGGTCCAAGTACAGTTCATCAATATCTCCAAAATCCCCCAGAATGGCCAAGCTTGCCAACATTGGCAAACCAAAGCCAGAGAACCTGGTCCAGGAATCAGTCAAGTGTGGAGAGATCAAGACTACATTTGTCACTTCCACCCCAACCCCTGAAATTACCCCTGTCATCCCCATGAGTGACAGTCCCCCACCTTCACGCTGGAAACCTGACCAGAAGCCCTGGAAGCCTTCCTATGTGCGCATCCAGGAGATCAAGGGCCCAAAGATGGACACAACTTCTCTAGGCATTTTTGAGCAGGCCGCCAATAGTTCGAAAGAGGTCAAACCCTTGATTACTCAAAAACAATACCCAGAAAATTCCCACAGTGAAAGGAGCCAAAAAAACAAGAGGCACAGATGCAAGAGATGGTCACGCAGTGGGTCGTCCAGAAGCAGTACATACAGTCGATCGTATCGTCAATCCAAAAGTAGGCGGAGATCCAGGTCTAGGTTGCGATCTCCTGGTCATTATGACATCCTGTCATCCTCTCACAGTAGGTCTGACTCCAATGACTCTCGAAAGAGAAGCAGTTATAAAAGAAAGTCTCTAGACAAAGGATGGAAGTGGTATTACAGTGCTCTGAAAAGAATCTATAATTTAGATAAGTATATTACCATCCCCAATACTTCAAATCCTATTTCAGAGTCTGTTGATGAATCAAGGAGGGAATGCAGTCCTGATCTCAGACGCACCACCTCAACGGGATGCAGTCCTTTGAAACCGTCAATGGATGGCCATTCCCAGGAAGAGGAGGCAAAACATATGTCATTGCCATTGGAGAAGCACAATAGTTTATCTGAAATGGATGGTGACGGGGAAAAACTTGGCAAAAACATCAATCACAGACCACGAGGGAAAGCTGACAAAATTATTGATAAGAAGTTGACAGCTCATGTAGGGTGGGATTCTGAGAGTGAATCTGTGAAAATGCAGAACAAGATGGTAGCCGCTGAGCATAAGCATGTCCCACAGAAAGAGGAGGGTGAGGCCAGTTCAGAGTCAGAGAAAGACAACATTGTGCCTTTACACATCAAATTGATAAAAAAGCCTGAGAGGGAAGCAGAAACGGAGAAGTACAAGATCCGTAAGAAGGCTAAACGGAAGCATAAACACAAGAGGAGAAGCGTCACAAAACTAAGCTCTCACAGATTGAAGGAAAAGAAATCCAAGAGGAAATTTCAGAATCTGAGAGAAACATTCCACTGGCAGCCACCACTGGAGtttggggaggaagaggaggaagacgatTCTCAGAAAGAGAAATGTCCAAACCAGAAACTTGTCTTTGTTAAGGGTGACTTAGCAAGAGATGTAAAAAGAAAACCAGGCAAGTCTCCTGGCCTTGAATATGTCTGCCAGGGCAATAATGTTTCAAAACAGCCAAAGCCTTCTTGTACGGAATACCAGCAAGAGATGACCAAAGAACTGAAAGCAAAACAAAGTGTTCAAGCTAACTCAAAACAATGTGCATGCAAAGATATCTCTGATAACAAAATGGGAATTTGCAGTTCACATTTGCCAAAGATGCTTGATAACACTGAGTCCTTAGATGATATGGAGCTCTGCAGCCCAGAACGCAGCACCCCTGAGCCTCCTGTTCTTTCAAACAAACTACATGAAAATACTTTCACAACCTCCTCGCACAAACGAACACATGATTGTGATACTCTGCCTCGACCTCTTCTCAATCAACAACAGTCTTTAACCTCGGGGTCCACAGATATGGTAGCTAGCGGAAAACATGGAGAAATTGTCCAAGGAAAAACTACCAGAGCTGTATTTGACCTCAAATGGAAGCCTCTAAAAGGAATGGCAGCTGTCCCAGCAGAAAACCCAACCCCAGTGGCTGTaaagaacacaagaacacagGAAAACATGGCATCCCAAGGGTTCAGGATAGAAATTAAAAGTAAAAGCCGGGTCCGGCCGGGATCCTTATTTGACGAGGTCCGAAAGACTGCCAGACTAAACCAGAGGCCCAGGAACCAAGACAGCTCCAGTGAGGAGAGATCCCTATCTGAGACTAGAAACAGGGGAGGGTCATGGAGCCGGTCCCCCAGAAAGTCCGGCTCAGTCTCCAGCCAAAGGTCCTTTTCCAGAGGCCGGTCAAAGTTCTACAGCAGATCCAGGAGCCGGTCATGGAGCTCCAGCTCTTCTTCAAG GAGTCACACCAGTAGTCGAAGGAGACACAGTCGAGTGCGGTCTCAGTCTCGCAACAGTACATATGGCAGTTACAGGAGCTGCAG TCGGACATACAGTAGAAGCCATTCTAGGAGTCGCTCGTACGGGCGGCATAGGAGGTCCAG GTCAGACTCCAACTACAGCTACTCCAGTCGCAGCCGGAGCCGGAGCACAGGCAGGAGATATGGAGGTCATAGACGGAGTACCAGCTACAGAAGCTCAAACCGCCACTCCAG GTCTTCTTGCTCCTCCAGTCACAGCTCATCCAGAGATGGACGTCATAGTCACAGTAGTAGGTACAGCTGA